ACGTAGAAGAGCCCGCGCCAGGAGAGCACGGTGAGCAGCACGCCCGAGACGGCCGGGCCCAGGGCGGGCGCCATCGACATGACGATCGCGATTCGACCCATGATGCGGCCGCGGCTCGCGGGCGGCACGATCTCGAGCACCGTCGTCATCATGAGCGGCATCATGATCGCGGTGCCGGAGGCCTGGATGACGCGTCCGATGACGAGCACCGAGAAGGTCGGGCCGACGGCCGCGAGCAGCGTGCCGGCCGTGAAGAGCGTCATGGCCGCGACGAAGAGCGTGCGCGTCGAGAAGCGCTGCAGGAGCCAGCCCGTGGTCGGGATGACGACGGCCATCGTGAGCGCGAACGCGGTCGTGAGCCACTGACCGGTCGACGCGGACACGCCGAGGTCGGTCATGATGTCGGGGATCGCGACGCTCATGAGCGTCTCGTTGAGGAAGGTGACGAACGTCGCCGCGAGCAGCAGGACGAGTGCGCGGCGCGCGGGCGCGTCGAGCCGGTCGGCGGGCGCTGCGCTCGTGGCGGGCACCTGGACGGCGTTGGTCGACAAGAGTCCTCCGATGGGGGTGGTGGTGATGAACGGGGCGTCGCGCCCGCGTGGGACACACGAATGTGAACGTCGTCCACATTAGTCGAAGCCTCCGACAACGGGTCAGTGACCCGCGAAAGGGCGGAGACGTACGGGCTACTTAACGCTCCCGTTCGACGTCGTATTCCCGGCTCGCATCCTCCGGCAGCGGTCGGGCCACCGGGATGCGCGTGCCGAGCACCTGAGCAACGATATCGCGTGCGATCCGCTGGTCGGTGAGCCCCGCATCCGCGAGGATCTCGTCGCGCGAGGCGTGCTCGAGGAACTCGTCGGGCAGGCCGAGCTCGTCGACGGCCGTGTCGACGCCCGCGGCGCGCAGGTCCTGACGGATGCGCGTGCCCACGCCGCCGACGCGGATGCCGTCCTCGATCGACACGACGAGGCGGTGCGAGCGCGCGAGCTCGACGACGCTGCCCGGCACCGGGATGACCCAGCGCGGGTCGACGACGGTCGCCCCGATGCCCTGGTCGGCGAGCCGGTCCGCGACGCGCATCGCGAGGCCCGCCATGGGGCCGACCGCCACGAGCAGCACGTCGCGGTGCGGGGCCTCCCGCAGCACGTCGACGCCATCCTCTGTGCGGCGCACGGCGTCGTACTCGTTGCCGACCGAGCCCTTCGAGAAACGCAGCACGGTGGGGCCGTCGTCGATCGCGACGGCCTCGGCGAGCTCCTCGCGCAGGCGCGTGGCGTCCCGCGGCGCCGCGATGCGGATGCCGGGCACGACCTGCAGGATCGCGAGGTCCCACATCCCGTGGTGGCTCGGACCGTCGGGGCCCGTCACGCCGGCGCGGTCGAGCACGAAGGTGACGCCCGCGCGGTGGAGCGAGACATCCATGAGCACCTGGTCGAAGGCGCGGTTGACGAACGTCGCGTAGAGGGCGACGACCGGATGCAGCCCGCCGAATGCGAGACCGGCGGCGCTCGTCGCGGCGTGCTGCTCGGCGATGCCGACATCGAACACGCGCTCGGGGAACCGCTCCGCGAACTTGTGCAGGCCCGTCGGACGCAGCATGGCCGCCGTGATGCCCACGAGCCGCGGGTCGCGCTCGGCGAGCTCGAGCATCTCGTCGGCGAACACCGAGGTCCACGACGGCCTGCTCGGGTGCTCGAGCGGCTCGCCCGTCTCGGGGTCGATCTGCCCGACGGCGTGGAACTGATCGGCGACATCGGCGACGGCGGGCTGGTAGCCGCGTCCCTTCTGCGTGATGACGTGCACGATGACGGGTGCGTCGTACGCCTTCGCCTGGCGCAGCGCCTCCTCGAGCGACCCGAGGTCGTGTCCGTCGACGGGTCCGAGGTACTTGATGTCGAGGTTGGAGTAGAGCGCTTCGTTGTTGGAGAACCGCGAGAGGAAGCCGTGGATGGCGCCGCGCGTGCCGCGGTAGATCGCCTGACCCGGCCGCCCCATCCGGTCGAAGAAGCGCCGGCTGGAGAAGTAGAGCGAGCGGTAGGCACGACGCGTGCGCACGGTGTTGAGGAACCGCGCCATGCCGCCGATCGTCGGCGCGTAGGAGCGACCGTTGTCGTTGACGATCAGCACCAGGCGACGCGAGTTGTCGTCGGAGATGTTGTTGAGCGCCTCCCACGTCATGCCGCCCGTGAGCGCGCCGTCGCCCACGACCGCGACGACGTAGCGGTCGCCCTGCCCCGTCATCGCGAACGCGCGTGAGATGCCGTCGGCCCAGCTGAGCGAGCTCGACGCGTGGGAGCTCTCGACGATGTCGTGCTCCGACTCGGCGCGCTGCGGGTATCCCGCGAGACCGCCGCGCTCGCGCAGTCGGCTGAAGTCCTGGCGCCCCGTGAGCAGCTTGTGCACGTAGCTCTGATGCCCCGTGTCGAACACGATCGCGTCGTGCGGCGAGTCGAAGACGCGGTGCATCGCGATCGAGAGCTCGACGACACCGAGGTTCGGCCCGAGGTGGCCGCCCGTCTTCGAGACCTCGCGCACGAGGAACTCGCGGATCTCGGCGGCGAGCTGCACGAGCTCGTCGCGGCTCAGTCCGTCGAGGTCTCGCGGACCCCTGATGGACTCGAGAATGCTCACGATCCCGACCCTACGCCTCTCCCCTGGATGCCCCGCATTCGAACCCGCCCCTGGTGCGGGGGTCGCGCGTGCGCTACTGTCCTGCGCCACCCGCGGCGACGCGACGAACCCGCCGGAGTCTCTACCGCGACACGGCGCGACCGCGCTCGTGCCGTGTCGCGGAGCGACGCGCGGCGGACTACCGCCGCGCCATCAGACGAGCGAGCGCAGCACGTACTGCAGGATGCCGCCGTTGCGGTAGTAGTCGGCCTCACCGGGGGTGTCGATGCGCACGACGGCGTCGAACTCGACGGTCTGCTTGCCCTCGGGCGAGAACTCGCTCGGCTCGGCGACCACGTGGACGGTCTTCGGCGTGACGCCCTCGTTGAGCTGCTCGAGGCCCGTGATCGAGACGATCTCGGTGCCGTCGAGGCCGAGCGACTTCCACGACTCGCCTGCCGGGAACTGCAGCGGCACGACGCCCATGCCGATGAGGTTCGAGCGGTGGATGCGCTCGAAGCTCTCGGTGATGACCGCCTTGACGCCGAGGAGGCTCGTGCCCTTGGCCGCCCAGTCGCGCGAGGAGCCGGAGCCGTACTCCTTGCCGCCGAACACGACGAGCGGGGTGCCCTGCTCCTGGTAGTTCATGCACGCGTCGTAGATGAACGACTGCGGGCCGCCCTCCTGCGTGAAGTCGCGCGTGTAGCCGCCCTCGACGATCTGACCGTCGTTGACCGCCGCCACGAGCTCGTTCTTGAGGCGGATGTTGGCGAACGTGCCGCGGATCATGACCTCGTGGTTGCCGCGTCGCGAGCCGTAGGAGTTGAAGTCCTTGCGCTCGACGCCGTGCGCCTCGAGGTACTGCGCGGCCGGGGTGCCGGCCTTGATGTTGCCCGCGGGGCTGATGTGGTCGGTGGTGACCGAGTCGCCGAGCGTCGCCATGACGCGCGCGCCGGTGATGTCGGTGACGGGCGTGAGCTCCATCGACATGCCGTCGAAGTAGGGCGCCTTCCGCACGTAGGTCGAGTCGGCATCCCACTCGAAGGTCGGGCCGGTCGGGGTGGGCAGGTTGCGCCAGCGGTCGTCGCCGTCGAAGACGGTCGCGTACTGCTTGATGAACTGCTCACGCGAGATCGAGGAGTCGATGATCTCCTGCACCTCGTCGGGGGCCGGCCAGATGTCCTTGAGGAACACGTCGTTGCCGTCCGCGTCCTTGCCGAGCGGGTCGACCTCGAAGTCGAAGTTCATCGTGCCGGCGAGGGCGTAGGCGACGACGAGCGGCGGCGACGCGAGGTAGTTCATCTTCACGTCGGGGCTGATGCGGCCCTCGAAGTTGCGGTTGCCGGAGAGCACCGCGGTAACGGCGAGGTCGTTCTCGTTGATCGCCTCGGAGACCTCCTCGATGAGGGGTCCCGAGTTCCCGATGCAGATCGTGCAGCCGTAACCGACGGTGTAGAAGCCGACGCCCTCGAGCGCCTTGTCGAGGCCCGACTTCTCGTAGTAGTCGGTGACGACCTTGGAGCCGGGGCCGAGCGTCGTCTTGACCCACGGCTTGCGCGTGAGGCCCTTGTCGAGCGCCTTCTTGGCGAGCAGGCCCGCCGCGATCATGACCGAGGGGTTGGAGGTGTTCGTGCACGACGTGATGGCCGCGAGCGTCACGGCGCCGTTGTCGAGCAGGTAGGGCTGGCCCTCCGGCGGGGTGACCTTGATGGGGTTCGATGCCGGGTGGGCGCTGCCCGAGGAGAGGAGCCCCGCGTGCACGTGCTCGCCCTCGTGCTGGTGCGAGACGCCCTCCGCGGCGACGTGCTCGTGCTCGACGCCGGGCGTCGTGCCGGGGTCGGAGGCCGGGAAGGTGCCCTCGATCTCGACGGTCGCGTCGTCGGCCTGGGGCACGTCGGAGACGTAGTTGAGGATGTCCTGCTGGAACTGCGACTTCGACTCCGAGAGGAGGATGCGGTCCTGCGGGCGCTTGGGGCCGGCGATCGACGGCACGACGGTGCCGAGGTCGAGCTCCATGTACTCGCTGTAGGAGGCCTCGCGCGAGGCGTCGTGCCACAGGTGCTGCTGCTTCGCGTAGGCCTCGACGAGGGCGACGGTCTGCTCGTCGCGGCCCGTGAGGCGCAGGTAGTCGAGCGTGACGTCGTCGATCGGGAAGATCGCGGCGGTCGAGCCGAACTCGGGGCTCATGTTGCCGATCGTGGCGCGGTTGGCGAGCGGCACGGAGGCGACGCCGGCGCCGTAGAACTCGACGAACTTGCCGACGACGCCGTGCTTGCGGAGCATGTCGGTGATCGTGAGCACGACATCCGTCGCCGTCACGCCCGCGGGGATGTCGCCCGTGAGCTTGAAGCCGACGACGCGCGGGATGAGCATCGAGACGGGCTGGCCGAGCATGGCCGCCTCGGCCTCGATGCCGCCGACTCCCCAGCCGAGCACGCCGAGGCCGTTGACCATCGTCGTGTGCGAGTCGGTGCCGACGCACGTGTCGGGGTAGGCCTGCAGCACGCCGCCGTTGACGCGGTCGTAGACGACCTTCGCGAGGTGCTCGATGTTGACCTGGTGCACGATGCCCGTTCCGGGGGGCACGACCTTGAAGTCCTGGAAGGCCGTCTGGCCCCAGCGGAGGAACTGGTAGCGCTCGCCGTTGCGCTCGTACTCGATCTCGACGTTGCGCTCGAGGGCGTTCTCGGTGCCGAACAGGTCGGCGATGACGGAGTGGTCGATGACCATCTCGGCCGGCGAGAGCGGGTTGATCTTGTCGGGGTCGCCGCCGAGGGCTGTGACGGCCTCGCGCATCGTGGCGAGGTCGACGATGCAGGGGACGCCGGTGAAGTCCTGCATGACGACGCGGGCCGGCGTGAACTGGATCTCGGTGTCGGGCTCGGCGTCGGGGTTCCACGAGCCGAGCGCCTCGATCTGCGCCTTCGTGACGTTGGCGCCGTCCTCGGTGCGGAGGAGGTTCTCGAGCAGCACCTTGAGGCTGAAGGGGAGCTTCTCGTAGCCGGGGACCGTGTCGATCCGGAAGATCTCGTAGTCGGTCTCACCGACCTTCAGGGTGTCCTTCGCGGAAAAGCTGTTGATGCTCGACACGGTCGTCTCCTCTGGCGAATGTCAGGATGCGCTGCCTCAGCCATCCTGACGGCCGACGCAGGCACGTTCCAGCAAGGCAAGCCTAAGCCTGTCCGCCCCGGCGCACCCGAGTCGATTTATCTTGACGTCGAGATATCTTACGCCTTCTCGGTGCTCTCCGCGTCCGACGCGCCGGTCCATGCGCTGCGGATGAGCAGCCACGTGACCCACAGCACGATCGCGTAGGGCGGGATCCCGAGCAGGAGCTTCATGGCCGCGAGACCCGCCGCGTCGTCCGCGACGTAGAGCGGCACCTCGACCGCGAGGCGCAGGGCCGGCAGCGCCGCCCACACGATCGTCGCGATGAGGGCGACGCGGGCCTTCGCGGGGTCGTCCCGCCAGTGCGGGTCGTTCGTGAGCAGGCCCGCCATGACGCCGATGAGGGGTCGCCGCACGGCGATGCTCACGAGCATCGCGACGAGCAGCACGACGTTGATGATGAGCCCGGGCAGGAAGTTGTCGGATGCGCGGCCGCTGAACAGCGCAAGGCCCGCCGAGACTCCGACACCGAGCGCGCCCACGACGGCCGTCATGACGGGCTGCCTCATGACGAGGCGCGCCGCGATGAACACGACGGCGAGACCGAGCGGCGCGAGCACCGACGGGACGAGCTGCTGGGTGATCGTGTAGACGACGAGGAAGAGCAGCGGCGGCAGGATCGACTCCACGAGGCCCCGGATGCCGCCCACGGCTGCGAGCAGCGCGCGCCCGCTCGGCGCCTCGCCCGGCTTCACATGCCCGAGGCCCGAGCGCCGGGCGGCGACGGCCATGGCATCCGAGAAGCTCGGGGTCGCCTCGACTGCCGGCTCCTCGGCGCGATCGTGCGCGCCGGGCTCCCCCGACGCGTCGCCCGAGGACATCAGGCCTGGCCGCCCGGCTGCACGTTCGCGGGAACGGTCAGCGGGATGAGGTCGCGCGGCGGCATCGGGGTGTTGCCGCGCACGACGACGATGCTGCGGAAGAGGTCCTCGACCTGCGCCGCGGCATCCGGGTCGACCGCCGCCTTGCCGCTGATGACGCCGCGCAGGAACCAGCGCGGACCGTCGACGCCGACGAAGCGCGCGATCCGCACGCCCGGGGCGTTGCCGGCGGGAGCGGGGATCTCCGCGCGCAGCTCCGGACCGAAGGGCCCCTCGACCGTCTGCGTCGTGCCGCCCTGACGGGCGATCTGCTCGACGATCTGCTCGCGGATCTCGTGCCAGAGGCCGCTCGAGCGCGGGGCCGCGAACGGCTGCACCTGCAGCGTCGACTCCGCGTAGTCGAGGGCGACGGCGACGACGCGCTTGCTGCCCTCCTCGATCTCGAGACGCAGAGCGAGTTCGGGGCGCGGGAGGATCTTGACCCCGCCGAGGTCGACGTAGGGGCGCACGGCGTTCGCCTCGGCGACGTCGAGCGGGCCGTTCTCGGCGCGGTCGGCCGGAGCGGACTTCGGCTGTTCGACGGGCGCGTCATCCATCGGGACGTCGCTCATGGGGTTCCTCCTCGGGTCGAGTAGCCGGTGGAGCCGAAGCCGCCCTCACCGCGGTCGGAGCCGGGGAGGCGTTCGACCGGGATGAAGCGCGCCCGGCTCACGGGCATGACGATGAGCTGCGCGATGCGGTCACCCGCGGCGACGGCGTAGCTCTCACGCGCGTCGGTGTTGAGCAGGGTGACCCGGATCTCTCCGCGGTAGCCCGCGTCCACCGTTCCGGGACTGTTGACGATCGTGATGCCGTGCTTGGCGGCGAGGCCGCTGCGCGGCACGACGAAAGCGACGTATCCGTCCGGCAGCGCGATCGACACGCCCGTGCCGACGACGGCGCGCTCACCGGGGGCGAGCACGACATCGTCTGTGGAGACGAGATCGGCGCCCGCGTCGCCCGGGTGCACGTACTCGGGGACGGTGTCGCCGCGGAACAGCACCTCGACGGACTCGGTCACCCCACGACGATAGTCCATGGTCGAATAAGGGTGATGTCCTACCGTGAACGACTCTGGCCCGCCCCGTGGATCTACATCGCGACCGCGCTCGTGATCCCGGCGTCCCTTCTCGTGTTCCTGCCGATCGACATGATCGTCGGGATCATCGTCGCGATCGTGCTGTACGGCGGGATCGTCGGGCTGCTGCTGTTCACGACGCCCACGGTGGAGGTCGCCGACGGCGTGCTCCGCGCGGGCCGCGCCCGCCTGCCGCTCTCGGTCGTCGGCGAGGTCGTCGCCGCGAAGGGCGCGGATGCGGTGCGCGAGCGCGGAACAGGGCTCCACGCGGACGCGTGGCTCCTCATCCGCGGCTGGATCCCCGACGTCGTGCGGGTCGAGCTCGTCGATCCCGCCGACCCGACGCCCTACTGGCTCGTGTCGAGTCGACGTGCGGACGAGCTCGCCGCGGCGATCAGCTCAGCCCGCGCTTAGGCGGCGCACTCCGCGCAGATCGGACCGAGGTCCGAGTTGTGGTCGAACTGCGACTGGTGCTTGACGAGGAAGCAGTTCATGCAGGTGAACTCGTCCTCCTGCGGCGGGAGCACGACGACGTCGAGGTCGACGTCGGAGAGGTCCTGTCCTGCGAGCTCGAAACCCGGGTTGTCGGCGTCATCGACGTCGACCACGCCCGACAGCTTGTCGGGGACACGCTCCTGGAGGGCCTGGATCGACTCGGTGTCGTCGTCGGTCTTCCGAGGGGCGTCGTAATCGGTAGCCATTCCCATCCATTTCCATCGGCGCGTGCGGGTGAAGCGGCGTCAGTCTGCATCATCGGATGCCGAAGCGCAAACCCTCCCAGCCGGCTCCCAGACACGCCGGGAACCGCGGGCAATGCAACTCGCGGCACGCCCGCGTTATTCCCCGGATCCGGACCGAGCTCGTGTCATCCTGGCCTCGAATCCTGACGCCTGGAGGTCGGTTCAGCATGCAAGAACTCAAGGTCATCGGAGTCGAGAACGGCTCGCTCCTGGTCGCCTCGGATGACGGGGAGCAGTTCCGCGTCGAGGTCGACGAGACCGTGCAGTCGCGCCTGCGCGCTTCCATGCCCGATCCCGGGCCCATCCGCCGCCTCGCACCGCGGGAGATCCAGGCGCAGATCCGCGCCGGCATGACCGCCGAGGACGTCGCCCGTGTCACGGGCGCGTCGCTCGAGTACATCCGCCGCTTCGAGGGCCCCGTCGTCGCCGAGCGCGAGTACGTCATCGAGTCGGCCCTCAACGTGCCCGTGCACATGGCCGTCGAGACCGACCCGCTCGCCTCTGGCGCGACGTTCGGCTCCGTCATCCGCGAACGGCTCGCCGACGCGGGTGCGCAGGGCGAGCGCTGGGCGAGTTGGAAGGAGCAGGGCGGCGGCTGGATCGTCAAGCTCACGTTCACGGCCGCCGAGATCGAGCGCGACGCCCGCTGGGGCTTCGATCCGAAGAAGCAGTCGCTGCAGCCCCTCAACCAGGAGGCCGTGCAGCTCTCGCAGCAGGGCGAGCTCCCGCCGAGCCTCATCCCGCGCCTGCGCGCCGTGCCGCTCGACGAGCGCGACGACGCGCGCTTCGACTCGGGCGCCTTCGCCGTCGAGACGGATGGCGACGACACGGTCGTGACGCCCGTCGAGTTCACGCAGCTCGAGTTCGGCGGCCGCCCCGCGGTCGCCGAGGAGCCGAGCACGACCCACCACACGGCCGATCTGCTCGAGGCGCTCCGCCGTCGCCGCGGTGAGCGCGAGCCGCTCGACCTCGACGAGGGCGAGCAGGGCCTCGCGGCGCACCCCTCGACGGGGGTCGTGAAGCTCGTCGACGTGCCGCTCGAGGGCGTGCCCGACGAGCCCGTGCCCGCCGCCTTCACCTCGGCTCCGAGCTCGGCGCCGACCGCGAAGGCCTCGGGCTCCTCGGGAGCGACAGGGCCGCTCGGCAAGCGCCGCGGCCGTGCGTCGATGCCGAGCTGGGACGAGATCGTCTTCGGCGCCCGCGGCGACGAGGACTGACCGCCCGCTGACCGGCCGACCGTCCGGCCTCAGGCGAACGCGCCGAAGCGCAGGAACGGCACCACCGTCTCGCCCGGCGTGAGCGAGCCGTGCTGCCCGACCATGCCGCGCGCACGGTCGTCGGCGTCGGCGTAGTACGCGTGGTCGCCGCGCGCAGCGACGAAGACCTCCCCGATGCGCGGCAGCACCTCCGGGTCGACCGCGCCGAACCAGCCCGATGCGAGCGCCTCGTCACGCGTGCCCACCCACGCGCGCTTGCCCTCCGACGCGCGCCAGGCGGACGCCACCCCCGCGGGGTCGACCCCCCGCTCGAGGTGCAGCTGCAGGCACCGCGGCTCCCCCGCGACGTGACGCACGCCTTCCAGCAGGTCGGCGGATGCGATGCGCTGGGCGTGCAGGGGCACGTCGACCATCCCGTGGTCGGCCGTCACGGCCATGCCGTGGCGCGGGCCGAGCGCGCCGGCCACGAGGGCGAGCTCGGCGTCGAGCGCCTCGAGCGCCGACACCCACTCGGACGAGGCGACGCCCTTCGCGTGCCCCGCCATGTCGAGGTCGGGAACGTAGTAGTAGACGAGCGCGGGTCCGGGGTCGGCGAGCACGCCGCGCAGGAGCGCGAGGCGCTCCCCCGAGTCCCCCGCCCCCAGGAACTCGGCGCCTCGCAGCACCGCATGCGTGAACGCCGAATCGCGGTAGCGGGGGTGGGTGATCGCCACGCTCCGCACGCCCTCGGATGCCGCCCGCTCGAAGAGGGTCGGCATCCGCTGCCAGGTGGCCGGGTCGAGCCCGTCCCAGCCGCTCAGCTGGTTGACGACGCGGTCGTGGTCGGGGTCGTAGACGCGGTAGCCGACGAGACCGTGGCGGCCGGCGGGCTCCCCCGTCGTGAGGGTCGCGAGGGCCGCGACGGTCGTCGTCGGGAAGCCCGCGCCGATCGCCGGGTCGTGGTCGAGGCGCTTCGCGAGGGTGCGCGCGTGGCCGCGGTGCGCCTCGAGCTGCGCGTGACCGAGTCCGTCTACGACCACGACGACGACCTTCTCGACGGGCGGGAGCCCCATCGGGCCCCTCCTGCCCGCGAGGGCGTCGAGGCAATTCGGCACGACATCCGCGAGGCTCAGCCTGTGCGTTTTCGCCGCCGGTAGCATGGCGACGATCCTATGACTCCGCCCGAAAAGACCTCGCCCACACCTGCCTCCGGCGAACGTATCGAAGACGTCGACGTCTCGACCGAGATGCAGGGCTCGTTCCTCGAGTACGCCTACTCCGTCATCTACTCGCGCGCGCTCCCCGACGCCCGCGACGGGCTCAAGCCCGTGCAGCGCCGCATCCTCTTCCAGATGAACGAGATGGGCCTGCGACCCGACCGCGGGCACGTCAAGTCGGCTCGCGTCGTGGGCGACGTCATGGGCCGCCTGCACCCGCACGGCGACACCGCCATCTACGACGCGCTCGTGCGCATGGCGCAGGACTTCACGATGCGCGTTCCGCTCGTCGACGGGCACGGCAACTTCGGCTCGCTCGACGACGGGCCCGCCGCACCCCGCTACACCGAGGCGCGCATGCAGGCCGCGGCGCTCGCGCTCGTCGAGTCGCTCGACGAGGACGTCGTCGACTTCGTGCCGAACTACGACAACCAGCTGACGCAGCCCGAGGTGCTGCCGGCGGCGTTCCCGAACCTGCTCGTCAACGGCGCGAGCGGCATCGCGGTCGGCATGGCGACCAACATGGCGCCGCACAACCTCATTGAGGTCGCGGGAGCCGCGCGCCACCTGCTCGAGAACCCCGAGGCGACGCTCGAGGAGCTCATGGCCTACGTGCCCGGTCCCGACCTGCCGACGGGCGGCACGATCGTGGGGCTCGACGGCATCCGCGACGCGTATGCGACGGGCCGCGGCTCGTTCAAGACGCGCGCCAAGGTGTCGATCGAGCAGATCTCCGCGCGCCGCACGGGCCTCGTCGTGACCGAGCTGCCGTACCTCGTCGGCCCCGAGAAGGTCATCGAGAAGATCAAGGACGGCGTTAACGCCAAGAAGATCACGGGCATCGCCGACGTCACCGACCTGACCGACCGCAAGAACGGCCTGCGGCTCGTCATCGGCATCAAGACGGGCTTCTCGCCTGAAGCGGTGCTCGAGCAGCTCTACCGGCTCACGCCGCTCGAGGACGGCTTCTCGATCAACAACGTCGCGCTCGTCGACGGGCGCCCGCAGACGCTCGGCCTCCGGGAGATGCTGCGCGTCTACCTCGACCACCGCGTCGAGGTCGTCACGCGCCGCTCGCAGTACCGCCTCGCCCGCCGCCAGGAGCGCCTGCACCTCGTCGACGGCCTCCTCATCGCGATCCTCGACATCGACGAGGTCATCCAGGTCATCCGCTCGAGCGACGACACCGCCCAGGCGCGTGCGCGCCTCATCGACGTCTTCGACCTCTCGACGCTCCAGGCCGACTACATCCTCGAGCTCCAGCTGCGCCGGCTCACGAAGTTCAGCCGCATCGAGCTCGAGGCCGAGCGCGACAAGCTGCGCGCCGAGATCGCCGAGCTCGAGGCGCTCCTCGGCGACCCCGCGCGCATCCGCACGCAGGTGGGCGTCGAGCTCGACGACGTCGCCGAGCGCTTCGGCACGCCGCGCCGCACCCTCCTCACCGAGGCGGGCGCACAGGTGAAGGCCACGGCGGCGTCGCGCAAGGCGGGTGCCGTCTCGCTCGAGATCCCGGATGCGCCCACGCTCGTCGTGCTCTCGACGACCGGCCGCGCGGTGCGCGTCGACCTGCCCGAGGGCACCGAGGCCCCGCTGCCGTCGACGCGCCGCTCGAAGCACGACGCGATCCTCTCCGCGGTGCGCGGCACGACGCGCGGCGAGCTCGGCGCGATCACCTCG
The Protaetiibacter sp. SSC-01 genome window above contains:
- a CDS encoding DUF3710 domain-containing protein, producing the protein MSDVPMDDAPVEQPKSAPADRAENGPLDVAEANAVRPYVDLGGVKILPRPELALRLEIEEGSKRVVAVALDYAESTLQVQPFAAPRSSGLWHEIREQIVEQIARQGGTTQTVEGPFGPELRAEIPAPAGNAPGVRIARFVGVDGPRWFLRGVISGKAAVDPDAAAQVEDLFRSIVVVRGNTPMPPRDLIPLTVPANVQPGGQA
- a CDS encoding DUF4193 domain-containing protein — encoded protein: MATDYDAPRKTDDDTESIQALQERVPDKLSGVVDVDDADNPGFELAGQDLSDVDLDVVVLPPQEDEFTCMNCFLVKHQSQFDHNSDLGPICAECAA
- the sepH gene encoding septation protein SepH; this encodes MQELKVIGVENGSLLVASDDGEQFRVEVDETVQSRLRASMPDPGPIRRLAPREIQAQIRAGMTAEDVARVTGASLEYIRRFEGPVVAEREYVIESALNVPVHMAVETDPLASGATFGSVIRERLADAGAQGERWASWKEQGGGWIVKLTFTAAEIERDARWGFDPKKQSLQPLNQEAVQLSQQGELPPSLIPRLRAVPLDERDDARFDSGAFAVETDGDDTVVTPVEFTQLEFGGRPAVAEEPSTTHHTADLLEALRRRRGEREPLDLDEGEQGLAAHPSTGVVKLVDVPLEGVPDEPVPAAFTSAPSSAPTAKASGSSGATGPLGKRRGRASMPSWDEIVFGARGDED
- a CDS encoding DUF3093 domain-containing protein, giving the protein MSYRERLWPAPWIYIATALVIPASLLVFLPIDMIVGIIVAIVLYGGIVGLLLFTTPTVEVADGVLRAGRARLPLSVVGEVVAAKGADAVRERGTGLHADAWLLIRGWIPDVVRVELVDPADPTPYWLVSSRRADELAAAISSARA
- the dut gene encoding dUTP diphosphatase, which encodes MDYRRGVTESVEVLFRGDTVPEYVHPGDAGADLVSTDDVVLAPGERAVVGTGVSIALPDGYVAFVVPRSGLAAKHGITIVNSPGTVDAGYRGEIRVTLLNTDARESYAVAAGDRIAQLIVMPVSRARFIPVERLPGSDRGEGGFGSTGYSTRGGTP
- a CDS encoding DUF3159 domain-containing protein: MSSGDASGEPGAHDRAEEPAVEATPSFSDAMAVAARRSGLGHVKPGEAPSGRALLAAVGGIRGLVESILPPLLFLVVYTITQQLVPSVLAPLGLAVVFIAARLVMRQPVMTAVVGALGVGVSAGLALFSGRASDNFLPGLIINVVLLVAMLVSIAVRRPLIGVMAGLLTNDPHWRDDPAKARVALIATIVWAALPALRLAVEVPLYVADDAAGLAAMKLLLGIPPYAIVLWVTWLLIRSAWTGASDAESTEKA
- the dxs gene encoding 1-deoxy-D-xylulose-5-phosphate synthase, with the protein product MSILESIRGPRDLDGLSRDELVQLAAEIREFLVREVSKTGGHLGPNLGVVELSIAMHRVFDSPHDAIVFDTGHQSYVHKLLTGRQDFSRLRERGGLAGYPQRAESEHDIVESSHASSSLSWADGISRAFAMTGQGDRYVVAVVGDGALTGGMTWEALNNISDDNSRRLVLIVNDNGRSYAPTIGGMARFLNTVRTRRAYRSLYFSSRRFFDRMGRPGQAIYRGTRGAIHGFLSRFSNNEALYSNLDIKYLGPVDGHDLGSLEEALRQAKAYDAPVIVHVITQKGRGYQPAVADVADQFHAVGQIDPETGEPLEHPSRPSWTSVFADEMLELAERDPRLVGITAAMLRPTGLHKFAERFPERVFDVGIAEQHAATSAAGLAFGGLHPVVALYATFVNRAFDQVLMDVSLHRAGVTFVLDRAGVTGPDGPSHHGMWDLAILQVVPGIRIAAPRDATRLREELAEAVAIDDGPTVLRFSKGSVGNEYDAVRRTEDGVDVLREAPHRDVLLVAVGPMAGLAMRVADRLADQGIGATVVDPRWVIPVPGSVVELARSHRLVVSIEDGIRVGGVGTRIRQDLRAAGVDTAVDELGLPDEFLEHASRDEILADAGLTDQRIARDIVAQVLGTRIPVARPLPEDASREYDVERER
- a CDS encoding aconitate hydratase; the encoded protein is MSSINSFSAKDTLKVGETDYEIFRIDTVPGYEKLPFSLKVLLENLLRTEDGANVTKAQIEALGSWNPDAEPDTEIQFTPARVVMQDFTGVPCIVDLATMREAVTALGGDPDKINPLSPAEMVIDHSVIADLFGTENALERNVEIEYERNGERYQFLRWGQTAFQDFKVVPPGTGIVHQVNIEHLAKVVYDRVNGGVLQAYPDTCVGTDSHTTMVNGLGVLGWGVGGIEAEAAMLGQPVSMLIPRVVGFKLTGDIPAGVTATDVVLTITDMLRKHGVVGKFVEFYGAGVASVPLANRATIGNMSPEFGSTAAIFPIDDVTLDYLRLTGRDEQTVALVEAYAKQQHLWHDASREASYSEYMELDLGTVVPSIAGPKRPQDRILLSESKSQFQQDILNYVSDVPQADDATVEIEGTFPASDPGTTPGVEHEHVAAEGVSHQHEGEHVHAGLLSSGSAHPASNPIKVTPPEGQPYLLDNGAVTLAAITSCTNTSNPSVMIAAGLLAKKALDKGLTRKPWVKTTLGPGSKVVTDYYEKSGLDKALEGVGFYTVGYGCTICIGNSGPLIEEVSEAINENDLAVTAVLSGNRNFEGRISPDVKMNYLASPPLVVAYALAGTMNFDFEVDPLGKDADGNDVFLKDIWPAPDEVQEIIDSSISREQFIKQYATVFDGDDRWRNLPTPTGPTFEWDADSTYVRKAPYFDGMSMELTPVTDITGARVMATLGDSVTTDHISPAGNIKAGTPAAQYLEAHGVERKDFNSYGSRRGNHEVMIRGTFANIRLKNELVAAVNDGQIVEGGYTRDFTQEGGPQSFIYDACMNYQEQGTPLVVFGGKEYGSGSSRDWAAKGTSLLGVKAVITESFERIHRSNLIGMGVVPLQFPAGESWKSLGLDGTEIVSITGLEQLNEGVTPKTVHVVAEPSEFSPEGKQTVEFDAVVRIDTPGEADYYRNGGILQYVLRSLV